The genomic interval GCGTGGCCGATGCGATTGTCAAGAAAATGGAACAGTTCAACTCCGATTGGTCCACCGTGGATCAGTTGCGGGCGCGGATCGAAACGCGACGCAGCATCTACAAGATTCAATCCCAACAGAAGGTTGCGGAGGGATTGGCGGAGTTGGAAAAACTGCATGCTCGTTTCAGCAAGGATCCCTTCATCGAAGATGCGTTTACAGATGTGCTGATCCAGTTGGCGACCGATGCATTGGACTCCGAGGATGCGGACCAGGCCGACGGATATCTCGCCAAGGGAGAGACGCTGTTTCCGGACAACAAAAAACTGCTCGAGACTCGCAGGCAATGGCAAGCGGAGGCGGTACGGTTGGTCGCTGCAGCAGAGCAAAGCCAACTGACCAACAGTGGGCAAGCCATTGCAAAGGCTCAACGCGCCGTTCGGCTGACCAACGATCCCGATTTGAGGCGACGCGGACGGATCGTCATCCGCAATGCGGAAGGCTTGATCCTGGCGAGTTACGAAGACCCTGGCGTGTTTGAGCCGATCAATGCAACGCGACCTGTGGAACGCCAGATCGTCCATCTGATGCATGACTTTCTGATGACACGCGACGAGACAGGAACTCGCTATGGCAGGACGCCACTTGTTTCGCGGATCCAGCCGAGAAACCTAGATCAACAGTACATCGTCGACTTGACCCCAGGGTTGAAATTCTCCAACGGTTCACCGATCACCGCTGCCGACGTGGTGGAAACGATTGAATTACTGCGAAACCCTGCGGGAGAAGCGTTTGATGCAGAGTGGGCTCGATTCATCACCGGAGCCAGTCAAACGTCACCCTTTACCGTCAAACTCGATGTCAACCCGCATCCACGTCCCGATTCATTGCTCTACTTGCCAGTCCTGTATCGTGGCGCTTTCGGCGAGTTGCCCCAGCGGGGAGATGAGGCGTCCAGAAGTCCCGCTGCCGTTTCGGGCCCATACCGACTGAGCACGGTTGATGGGAGCGATGTCCAACTGGTCGCCAATTCACAGTTTCGCAGCCCGATGCAGATCGGAAAGATCAAGTTCAAAAGGTATGTGAAACGGGGGACTGGTCATGCCGTGAATGATCTCTTGCAAGAACGCATTCACGTCATCTCAGACCCGTCGCCTTCTCAACTGGCTCAGATACGCAATTCGCGAACCCGTTTCGAAACGCGTCGCATCGAGCCAAATAGTGTCTGGGTGCTGGCTGTCAATCATGGCCGCGCCTTGTTTGGTGACAAGTTAAACCCGAGTGGTCCTGGCGCGGCCCGAGATCTTCGCCGCGCAGCATCGCTTGCCATCGATCGACAGGGCATCTTGGATCAGTACTTTAATCTTGGCGGACGAGGACAAATGTCGCACGCGGTGGTCAGCGGCCCCTTTCCACGACAGTCCAAAGCCTACGATCTGACGTTCCCCAAACCGACCCAACAGGTCGATGCTGCGCGGTCGTTAGTCAGTCGATATCAAACGCAGGTGAGTCAACGAAAACTGGTTTTGAAGTTTGCCGATCATGGCGATGTCGTTGAGTCGGCCATGGCGCAGGTCAAGCGCGATCTGGAAGCAGTGGGTTTCGAAGTCGACTTGCAGAAACGACCCAACAATGCATTTCTCCGAGAACTGCGCAATGGTTCGTTTGACTTGGCCTATTACTGCATCGAACACGACAACGTGCTCTTTAACATCGCCAATCTGTTTGACGCCGCCCCGACCGCACTTGGCGAAGGCGGCAATTTCATGAACTACAACAATCAAACGCTTTCTCAATCCTTTGAAGATCTGAGAACCAGCAAAGTATCCGATGAGATCTGGGCGATTCAAAACAAAATCCATCGTTTCATTGGCACCGAAGCGGTTGTCATTCCACTGTGGCAGTTGGATACCTTTATCGCCTACACCAGACGGCTCGTTGCCCGCACCACCGAAGGCGAAGGTGCACTGCCGTTGGACGGGACGCACTTTTTCCGCGATGTGGAACAGTGGTACCTCAAGCCGCAAACGAACTAGCTCGCTCCATGAAAAGATGGCCAAGTCGATTCGCACTGGAAATTCTGCGTTTCCTTGCGCTGCTGGTCTTGGTCTCGCTCGCTGCCTCCGTGCTCGGCATGCTGGTCACGGACAGCAGTTTTTTGGGGTTCTATCGCGACCTGCATCGGGATCGTGACGGAGTGTCGATCGGGCCGCAGTTCTATCGCGCGGCGATGGAAACCGTGCCGATCTTGGCATTGGCAATCGTGATGATTGCATCCGGTGCGATGGTGTTGGGACGACTGGAGGATCACCCCATGCTGGGTTGGATCAAAGTCGTGGTGTTGTCGGTCAGCGCCCTGCCATCTTTCTTGTTGCCGTTTCTGCCATCTCTACTGTCGCCCGATCACGCTTTTCAGGGCATGCCCAGCGGAGGCGTTTGGCTGCCAGCGGTTTGCCTCGCGTTGGGAGATTGCAACCTGTCGACAGTGTCCTCCCGGTTCCGCGAAAGCCTGCGGTCGCAGCATGCGATGCCCCACATCCAGACCCTTCAAACCCTGGGGCTGAGCGTTTGGAGATTCACTTGGCCTCAAGCTTGTGTCGCCTTGTTGTTTTCGCTCACCGGGCGGATTCCGCATTTGATCGGTGGCGTGGTTGCGCTGGAATTGTTGTTCAACATCCCAGGCATCGGAATCACCGCCTACCAATCGGTCTCCGAAACGCCTGCCGACTTGCATTGGTTCTTTTGGATTTGCATCTTCTGCGTCACCTTGCGATCCGCGTTTCGATGGCTGGGAATGCTTGCGCACGCCAGATGGATTCCCGAGCGGATTGAGCATGATATGGAGGAGGAAGACGCCCAGTACGATCCCATTGGCAACGCGACGACTGACGTAAGTCAACGCACCGAGTCGACTTCTATCCTTGCTGCCCCAGTTGAGGCCGATCTGGATGGCCAATCGCATTCAGCACTTTCCTCCGACTTGCAGTCCGATATTGCGGTCACAACTTCATCTGGAACGTTTCTGGGGAACTTGGTGCGCAACACACTCTATTACAGTCGGCTTCGTCCGGCCAACAGGTTCAACATGGCCTACGCTGGGTTGGCCAGTATTGTGTTGGCGATGCTAGTGATGGTTTGCTGGATGTACGGAGACGTACCGCCTGACGGATCGTTTTTGGATCCTGGACAGGAGCATTGGTTCGGAACCGATTTGGCAGGGCTGGATGTTCTGTCGTCGATTCGGACGGGTATGAATCAAATGATCGTGCCAACGCTGTTGGCGATCGCGTGCGCGGCCTCTTGGACTCCCTGTTCTCTCTTGTCGTTGCATCGCTGGGTTCGTTCACGATGGA from Stieleria varia carries:
- a CDS encoding ABC transporter substrate-binding protein, with the protein product MPTGPYSSTHRSPCCGTLRDGRSGAAQLMSRASGTRVFILWLLVVLACVCGFGFSVAVGQNPTPKRPPLVTIHPKTKEITVTVYDIILLADRTELYANPIWSDQDRRPSNYRIRDQIIYTPYDRKEGGIGFSTDRIHSITYWESLAEVEALGRMRSGDYRVADAIVKKMEQFNSDWSTVDQLRARIETRRSIYKIQSQQKVAEGLAELEKLHARFSKDPFIEDAFTDVLIQLATDALDSEDADQADGYLAKGETLFPDNKKLLETRRQWQAEAVRLVAAAEQSQLTNSGQAIAKAQRAVRLTNDPDLRRRGRIVIRNAEGLILASYEDPGVFEPINATRPVERQIVHLMHDFLMTRDETGTRYGRTPLVSRIQPRNLDQQYIVDLTPGLKFSNGSPITAADVVETIELLRNPAGEAFDAEWARFITGASQTSPFTVKLDVNPHPRPDSLLYLPVLYRGAFGELPQRGDEASRSPAAVSGPYRLSTVDGSDVQLVANSQFRSPMQIGKIKFKRYVKRGTGHAVNDLLQERIHVISDPSPSQLAQIRNSRTRFETRRIEPNSVWVLAVNHGRALFGDKLNPSGPGAARDLRRAASLAIDRQGILDQYFNLGGRGQMSHAVVSGPFPRQSKAYDLTFPKPTQQVDAARSLVSRYQTQVSQRKLVLKFADHGDVVESAMAQVKRDLEAVGFEVDLQKRPNNAFLRELRNGSFDLAYYCIEHDNVLFNIANLFDAAPTALGEGGNFMNYNNQTLSQSFEDLRTSKVSDEIWAIQNKIHRFIGTEAVVIPLWQLDTFIAYTRRLVARTTEGEGALPLDGTHFFRDVEQWYLKPQTN
- a CDS encoding ABC transporter permease subunit → MKRWPSRFALEILRFLALLVLVSLAASVLGMLVTDSSFLGFYRDLHRDRDGVSIGPQFYRAAMETVPILALAIVMIASGAMVLGRLEDHPMLGWIKVVVLSVSALPSFLLPFLPSLLSPDHAFQGMPSGGVWLPAVCLALGDCNLSTVSSRFRESLRSQHAMPHIQTLQTLGLSVWRFTWPQACVALLFSLTGRIPHLIGGVVALELLFNIPGIGITAYQSVSETPADLHWFFWICIFCVTLRSAFRWLGMLAHARWIPERIEHDMEEEDAQYDPIGNATTDVSQRTESTSILAAPVEADLDGQSHSALSSDLQSDIAVTTSSGTFLGNLVRNTLYYSRLRPANRFNMAYAGLASIVLAMLVMVCWMYGDVPPDGSFLDPGQEHWFGTDLAGLDVLSSIRTGMNQMIVPTLLAIACAASWTPCSLLSLHRWVRSRWIRRGVFLADQFCLLMAEFIESLPKLLVLLAGFSVMAGEVIDATILGVDFSINTMVIRLFVLIGLLHAPQVYQAVRDELESINHAVYVEASLMTRMTWRQMIFRMVLQNHCLPVLLIQCAAVIAGVLHYDAVLGLLGVRGRGVIFTWGSQLGMGMEAFMNWAPMDWFNRWILGIPFLYVWLGIVVFWLLVESLKTTVGGYVYRLR